A window from Leptospira wolffii serovar Khorat str. Khorat-H2 encodes these proteins:
- a CDS encoding lipoprotein LipL46, with translation MAKLPILRFTALTLILGFTFACATGSSTGRKKKEEYTREGNTITVLGEAPIYNGDKANAKQRAIKDAKINAVRKVVGEEISNKSQASDGESLGSSLLSKTDAFVKTYDIVDEAEGKIDTQPILKLTVRCTIEETKLSTAVESLLADVGNPRLVVLIPSVVGGTPVPPLSANNIAEAEVIKALKKAGNKIVDPSTASKTVKPSGVNADAIGGLDAGSPIIAQAQASGAEVLIVGTVETEDQGQISNIGGKNLDRPIFSTAATGSYKVVLLWGDGKIVDTGTGDGRGADITQKVSREKAVAAWAESVTKKVSKQLKEEWFNLTENNTIILKFTGLNADEATKFKDDLTELTAAKDINIRTSDVNGSEWEVTYPGKDALFMDELVYKKDRGFSFLASKKLNVKSASRGVVSLEFTPNK, from the coding sequence ATGGCAAAGCTGCCCATCCTGCGGTTCACCGCTCTCACACTCATACTAGGTTTCACTTTTGCATGCGCAACCGGTAGCAGTACCGGCCGTAAAAAAAAGGAAGAATATACTCGCGAAGGCAATACGATCACCGTCTTAGGAGAGGCTCCCATCTACAACGGCGATAAGGCCAACGCAAAACAAAGAGCCATCAAAGACGCGAAGATCAACGCGGTTCGTAAAGTCGTCGGAGAGGAGATCTCCAACAAAAGCCAAGCCTCCGACGGAGAAAGCTTGGGCTCTAGTCTACTTTCCAAGACCGATGCATTCGTAAAGACCTACGATATCGTGGACGAGGCGGAAGGTAAAATAGATACCCAACCGATTTTAAAACTCACCGTTCGTTGCACGATCGAAGAAACCAAACTTTCGACCGCAGTAGAGTCTCTGCTCGCGGACGTTGGTAATCCTAGACTCGTGGTTTTGATCCCTTCCGTTGTTGGCGGAACTCCTGTTCCTCCACTGAGCGCGAATAATATCGCGGAAGCAGAGGTCATCAAGGCTTTGAAAAAAGCGGGAAACAAAATCGTAGATCCGAGTACCGCTTCTAAAACCGTAAAACCTTCCGGAGTCAATGCGGATGCGATCGGCGGTTTGGATGCGGGTTCTCCTATCATCGCCCAAGCCCAAGCTTCCGGTGCGGAGGTCCTGATTGTAGGAACCGTTGAAACCGAAGACCAAGGCCAGATTTCCAATATAGGCGGTAAAAACTTGGATCGTCCGATCTTCAGTACTGCGGCAACCGGATCCTACAAGGTAGTCCTACTTTGGGGAGACGGTAAGATCGTGGATACCGGAACCGGAGACGGAAGAGGAGCGGACATCACCCAAAAAGTTTCCCGCGAGAAAGCGGTCGCTGCTTGGGCGGAAAGCGTAACCAAGAAGGTAAGCAAACAATTAAAAGAAGAATGGTTCAATCTCACAGAGAATAACACCATCATTCTGAAATTTACCGGATTGAACGCAGACGAAGCCACCAAGTTCAAGGACGATCTCACCGAATTGACTGCGGCTAAAGATATCAATATCAGAACCTCAGACGTGAACGGATCCGAATGGGAAGTCACCTACCCCGGAAAAGACGCTCTCTTCATGGACGAGTTGGTATACAAGAAGGATAGAGGTTTCTCTTTCTTGGCTAGTAAGAAACTAAACGTAAAATCCGCTTCGAGAGGAGTGGTATCCTTGGAATTCACTCCGAATAAATAA
- a CDS encoding exo-beta-N-acetylmuramidase NamZ domain-containing protein has product MRFKERNKKILTLLIFFLTICSDSCAEASSRRHISKSKIIPAEVSFYEEVLPTLAGKNVVLVTNPSGIGRHPEKILKEFKDKKVKIKHLIGLEHGFLGLEEDFSKSPVTVDETFQLPIYHIYKVKNSEIPAILKGADAIVFDVVDMGMRCYTYLSVLKRLMDNLPDPNTRFIVLDHPNPALYLGARGEGIQKKFLNFAGEFPSLFFTGMTLGEAAAFYNGEYLSGKVKLDIVSPTNLKRGFDWEKDGIPWSTPSPNLPVLDAARNYLGLVLLEGVNVSVGRGTQAPFIYFGAPWMNEPESVISELNEDSNGDYYYQSVFFKPTFGPFKGEICRGLRLTVVNKKYDPIRMAYNLTSILKKHYKDFKWRQYADGSHNIDFLWGTEKFRESVDAGKTYEEFRKTYAETESATNKQIEKYLLY; this is encoded by the coding sequence ATGCGGTTCAAAGAAAGAAACAAAAAAATCCTAACTTTACTCATTTTTTTTCTGACAATATGCTCCGACTCTTGCGCGGAAGCATCATCCAGACGTCATATTTCCAAATCTAAAATCATCCCGGCCGAAGTTTCCTTTTATGAAGAAGTATTACCGACTCTCGCCGGCAAAAATGTCGTACTTGTTACGAATCCTTCCGGAATCGGCAGACATCCGGAAAAGATCCTGAAGGAATTCAAGGATAAGAAAGTCAAAATCAAGCATCTGATCGGACTAGAACACGGCTTTCTGGGTTTGGAAGAGGACTTTAGTAAGTCACCCGTTACAGTAGACGAAACGTTTCAATTACCGATTTATCATATTTATAAAGTAAAGAATTCCGAGATTCCCGCTATATTAAAAGGAGCCGATGCGATCGTATTCGACGTGGTGGATATGGGAATGCGCTGTTATACTTATTTGAGCGTACTCAAACGATTGATGGACAATCTTCCGGATCCGAATACCCGTTTCATCGTTTTGGATCATCCCAATCCCGCCTTATATCTGGGCGCGAGGGGAGAAGGGATACAAAAGAAATTCCTGAATTTCGCGGGAGAATTTCCCTCCCTATTCTTCACGGGTATGACTCTGGGAGAAGCTGCCGCCTTCTACAACGGAGAATATCTTTCCGGCAAAGTAAAATTGGATATCGTTTCCCCTACGAACCTGAAGAGAGGATTCGATTGGGAGAAGGACGGAATTCCATGGTCTACTCCTTCCCCGAATCTTCCCGTCTTGGATGCGGCCAGAAATTATCTGGGGCTCGTATTATTAGAAGGAGTCAACGTTTCCGTAGGAAGGGGAACTCAGGCTCCTTTCATCTATTTCGGAGCTCCTTGGATGAACGAACCGGAATCGGTGATTAGCGAACTAAACGAGGATAGCAACGGGGATTATTATTACCAGAGCGTATTCTTCAAACCTACTTTCGGCCCTTTTAAGGGAGAGATTTGTAGAGGGCTAAGACTCACCGTAGTAAATAAGAAATACGATCCGATCCGTATGGCTTATAACCTAACCTCCATTCTGAAAAAGCATTACAAAGACTTTAAGTGGAGACAGTATGCGGACGGGTCGCATAATATAGATTTCCTTTGGGGAACGGAAAAATTCCGGGAATCCGTGGACGCGGGAAAAACCTACGAAGAATTTAGGAAAACTTATGCGGAAACGGAATCCGCAACCAATAAGCAGATAGAAAAGTATCTGCTCTACTAA
- a CDS encoding DUF2797 domain-containing protein has translation MKEISRGFLRMMDHSGLDPVEYVWVTAEYASGDSGKQEAKEVAATFRMNDLVGKRVKLEFTGKIRCVHCGKITSKSFNQGSCFQCFQTLAQNDLCILRPETCHFHLGTCREPEWGEGYCFQKHTVYLANTSGLKVGITREKPVSNRWVDQGAQEAVPLLEVNYRRDAGLIEKEFTSVIDDKTKWQKMVTEDSEPFDLPAKKKELLEILESWDLGVPYTEVEETVPTKLKYPILEYPKKSKSFNPEKETEIDSKLLGIKGQYLLFESGVINIRSYGGYEIVLSSD, from the coding sequence ATGAAAGAAATCTCCCGGGGATTCTTGCGAATGATGGACCATTCCGGTCTAGACCCCGTGGAATACGTTTGGGTGACTGCGGAATATGCCTCCGGAGATTCCGGGAAACAGGAAGCCAAGGAAGTCGCCGCTACATTTAGGATGAACGATCTAGTAGGCAAGAGGGTAAAATTGGAATTTACCGGCAAGATCCGATGCGTCCATTGCGGAAAAATCACGAGCAAAAGTTTCAACCAGGGAAGTTGCTTCCAATGTTTTCAGACTCTGGCGCAGAATGATCTCTGTATTCTCCGTCCCGAGACCTGCCATTTTCATTTAGGAACCTGCAGAGAGCCGGAATGGGGAGAAGGATACTGCTTTCAAAAGCATACCGTCTATCTGGCCAATACGAGCGGACTGAAAGTGGGAATCACCAGAGAGAAGCCCGTTTCGAATCGTTGGGTGGACCAAGGTGCGCAGGAAGCGGTTCCTCTCTTGGAAGTGAACTATAGGAGGGACGCGGGACTCATAGAGAAGGAATTCACTTCGGTCATAGACGATAAGACCAAATGGCAAAAGATGGTGACAGAGGATTCGGAACCTTTCGATCTTCCCGCAAAGAAAAAGGAATTATTGGAAATCCTGGAGTCTTGGGATCTAGGAGTGCCGTATACGGAAGTCGAAGAAACCGTTCCCACCAAGTTAAAATATCCAATATTAGAATATCCTAAAAAATCCAAGTCTTTCAATCCCGAAAAGGAAACGGAGATAGACTCCAAATTATTGGGAATCAAGGGACAATACCTTCTTTTCGAAAGCGGAGTGATCAATATTCGCTCCTACGGCGGTTATGAGATTGTACTTAGCAGCGATTGA
- a CDS encoding M48 family metalloprotease, translated as MKKKIRRILFLFLFSFSLTNCGWMVDSFFPLEIDEFLGKQYYQGAIRGEHGTKEFKSEGLRKYVQSITDRVLKSPEIRYKEVFPYKVTVIDDDQTINAVCAPGGYIFVYTGLLRFVDDEATLAGILAHEIAHAEKRHSTKQLSFNITLYFILYTVLSYVLGPDMAEHASDIAGFSSGIVGLANSRSAEEEADHFGFEYIRSTPYYPGAIAKFFSDIQVWKKEHMGESEENLPLGKYLSSHPLDEERISENERRLKESGIKAPKKEAFFRDRYKAKISSYLPEEK; from the coding sequence ATGAAAAAAAAGATCCGTCGAATTCTATTCCTGTTCTTATTCTCCTTTAGTCTCACAAACTGCGGCTGGATGGTCGATTCGTTCTTTCCCTTGGAGATAGACGAATTTCTGGGAAAACAATATTACCAAGGCGCAATCCGTGGGGAGCATGGAACCAAGGAATTCAAGAGCGAAGGCCTACGAAAATACGTGCAATCCATTACGGATCGTGTCTTGAAATCTCCTGAAATTCGTTATAAGGAGGTGTTTCCGTATAAGGTAACCGTAATCGATGACGACCAAACCATCAATGCGGTCTGCGCTCCCGGGGGATATATATTCGTTTATACGGGGCTGCTTCGTTTCGTGGACGACGAGGCGACCTTAGCCGGAATTCTCGCTCACGAAATCGCACACGCTGAAAAAAGACATTCTACCAAGCAATTGTCCTTTAATATCACTCTGTATTTTATCTTATACACAGTGCTTTCTTACGTTCTGGGACCGGATATGGCGGAACACGCGTCGGATATCGCGGGATTTTCTTCGGGAATCGTGGGACTTGCCAATAGTCGCTCCGCAGAAGAGGAGGCCGATCATTTCGGTTTCGAATATATCCGATCCACTCCGTATTATCCGGGAGCCATCGCGAAATTCTTCTCGGATATCCAGGTTTGGAAGAAGGAACATATGGGAGAGTCGGAGGAGAATCTACCTCTCGGAAAATACTTGAGCTCCCACCCGTTGGATGAGGAGAGAATTTCGGAAAACGAGAGAAGACTGAAAGAATCCGGAATCAAGGCTCCGAAGAAAGAGGCTTTTTTCAGAGATAGATATAAGGCGAAGATTTCCTCTTACTTACCGGAAGAAAAATAA
- a CDS encoding DUF2157 domain-containing protein: MNWKKKLQIWVESGLISKDQSEAILHFENSKRVPYAFYSFLAVGIVVLGLGVLAIVAANWDKIHYSLKLFVAFASLFAIGFLILYSGRKGIWNDTIRYLLVLLFSVLLFANIGLISQVYHTQGKLYQGLLLWSGITILLVILFPGKVLQHLWISVFSFSFFSWILSGADLEWKEEEYFLSLAIYWFAWIFSAISIFAEKRMETKENQNFLMSNPFLLWAFGYFLVASIWGSYATQREEYLEDFRSFSNPNILHSWYLPFLLPVLLLGLGVLFRTRFSKRKLFLLFLSGVFLSLLNFPNLTHWHGKLPSAVYFFGAWLPFAFLFFESRRWFDLSLFVLGLRFVAVYLEVFGSLLETGIGLIVSGILILGFSILFFKLKEKIREKANLLFPLEDEA; encoded by the coding sequence ATGAATTGGAAGAAAAAACTGCAGATCTGGGTGGAATCCGGACTCATCAGTAAAGATCAGTCCGAAGCCATCTTGCATTTCGAAAACTCCAAGCGAGTCCCTTATGCATTCTATTCTTTTCTGGCGGTAGGGATCGTCGTTTTAGGGTTAGGCGTGCTTGCGATTGTCGCGGCCAATTGGGATAAGATTCATTATTCCTTAAAACTGTTCGTGGCCTTTGCGAGTCTCTTTGCGATCGGCTTTCTTATTCTGTATTCCGGTAGAAAAGGAATCTGGAACGATACGATCCGTTATCTGCTGGTTTTATTATTCTCCGTATTGCTTTTCGCGAATATAGGACTCATATCCCAGGTATATCATACCCAAGGGAAATTATACCAAGGACTCCTGCTTTGGAGCGGCATTACGATTTTACTGGTGATTCTCTTTCCCGGCAAGGTTTTACAGCATCTTTGGATTTCCGTATTCAGTTTCTCTTTCTTTAGTTGGATTCTTTCCGGAGCGGACTTGGAATGGAAGGAAGAGGAATATTTCCTCAGTCTGGCGATCTATTGGTTTGCCTGGATCTTTTCCGCGATCTCCATCTTTGCGGAAAAAAGAATGGAAACGAAGGAAAATCAAAATTTCTTAATGAGTAATCCTTTTCTTCTTTGGGCTTTCGGTTATTTTCTGGTCGCTTCGATTTGGGGAAGTTATGCGACTCAGAGAGAGGAATATTTGGAAGATTTCCGCAGTTTTTCGAATCCCAATATTTTACATTCTTGGTATTTGCCTTTTCTACTCCCCGTTTTGCTTTTAGGACTAGGCGTTCTTTTTAGAACCCGTTTTTCCAAACGGAAATTGTTCCTACTCTTCCTTTCCGGAGTATTTCTGAGCCTGTTGAATTTTCCGAATCTTACACATTGGCACGGTAAATTGCCGTCTGCGGTTTATTTCTTCGGAGCTTGGTTACCATTCGCGTTTTTATTCTTTGAGTCCAGGAGATGGTTCGATCTTTCTTTATTCGTTCTGGGGCTTAGATTTGTCGCGGTTTATTTGGAAGTATTCGGAAGCCTCTTGGAAACCGGCATAGGACTTATCGTTTCGGGAATATTGATCTTAGGCTTTAGCATTCTATTCTTTAAATTAAAGGAAAAGATTCGAGAGAAAGCGAACCTTCTCTTTCCTTTGGAGGACGAAGCATGA
- a CDS encoding GDYXXLXY domain-containing protein, with translation MNRFYASIIAFLVPIAVLASMVIDREMDLRRGKILILPISGYDPRDLLSGQYIRFRVEGEFSERGCQTAETASADPTEIPKPKKSKRESCVCFQDREPSAYETISIPDCNPESLKDSGCWTYVRGECNGDYFDFPYHKYFVPEASAKEFEDRLRTPGAKIQLRMDESGNGIIEKILWPEVSSQ, from the coding sequence ATGAATCGTTTTTATGCGTCTATCATCGCATTTTTAGTGCCGATTGCGGTTCTCGCTTCGATGGTAATCGATCGGGAAATGGATCTGCGCAGAGGCAAGATTCTAATTCTTCCGATTTCGGGTTACGATCCTAGGGATTTACTTTCAGGGCAGTATATTCGATTTAGAGTAGAGGGAGAATTTTCCGAACGAGGATGCCAGACTGCGGAGACTGCATCTGCGGATCCCACTGAGATTCCTAAACCGAAAAAGTCCAAGAGAGAATCTTGCGTTTGTTTCCAAGATAGGGAGCCAAGCGCCTACGAAACTATTTCCATACCGGATTGCAACCCGGAGTCCCTAAAAGACTCCGGATGCTGGACTTACGTAAGGGGAGAATGTAACGGAGATTATTTCGATTTTCCCTACCATAAATACTTCGTTCCGGAAGCCTCCGCCAAGGAATTCGAGGATAGACTTAGGACTCCCGGGGCTAAAATCCAGCTCAGGATGGACGAGTCCGGAAACGGAATTATCGAGAAGATTCTTTGGCCGGAGGTATCTTCGCAGTGA
- a CDS encoding NAD(P)-dependent oxidoreductase produces MSAQRIAIIGTGIMGRGIADNLSRSGAQLRLFARNPEKILDMKGKNREIFGDVASASKDSDIIVLCLTEDSVVEDAVCNSGLLESDPKFVIDMGTTSPELTLKLHDIFLKRGIRFLDAPMTGSKNAARDGQILFMVGAPSQEDISEIRFVFEVCGKNVVYCGNIGDGQRAKIALNMVQAGIFQIYMEGFSLAEAQGISPEILKSILEQSAAKSGISEFKFPFVFSGNYETHFALKNMYKDLKHALASAEHSGTKLPLVSHLGEIYESGMLQGLGEKDYCSLNEVTAKIPPAKESSR; encoded by the coding sequence ATGTCGGCCCAAAGAATCGCAATCATAGGTACTGGAATCATGGGAAGAGGAATCGCGGATAATCTTTCCCGGTCCGGAGCTCAGCTCCGATTATTCGCTCGGAACCCGGAGAAGATCCTGGACATGAAAGGAAAGAATCGTGAGATCTTCGGAGACGTCGCCTCCGCCTCCAAAGATTCGGATATAATCGTCTTATGCCTTACCGAGGATTCGGTGGTGGAAGATGCGGTATGCAACTCAGGACTTTTGGAATCCGATCCCAAATTCGTCATCGATATGGGAACCACTTCTCCCGAACTTACCCTAAAACTACATGATATTTTCCTAAAGCGAGGGATCCGTTTTCTGGACGCTCCCATGACAGGATCCAAAAACGCGGCCAGAGACGGGCAGATTCTATTTATGGTGGGAGCTCCGTCCCAAGAAGACATTTCGGAAATCCGATTCGTATTCGAAGTATGCGGTAAGAATGTAGTCTATTGCGGAAACATAGGCGACGGCCAAAGGGCGAAAATCGCATTGAATATGGTTCAGGCCGGAATTTTCCAGATCTATATGGAAGGATTCTCCTTGGCCGAAGCTCAAGGGATTTCTCCTGAAATCTTGAAATCCATCTTGGAACAATCCGCCGCCAAATCGGGAATTTCAGAATTCAAATTTCCTTTCGTATTCTCCGGAAATTACGAAACCCATTTCGCCCTAAAGAATATGTACAAGGATCTGAAACACGCTCTCGCTTCGGCCGAGCATTCCGGTACAAAACTTCCCTTGGTCTCTCATTTAGGAGAAATTTACGAATCCGGAATGCTCCAAGGACTAGGAGAAAAGGATTATTGCAGCCTAAACGAAGTCACTGCGAAGATACCTCCGGCCAAAGAATCTTCTCGATAA
- the mce gene encoding mammalian cell entry protein Mce encodes MKSFRYLLVGAIFSVAVVVVGYFTVMTEGGPVQKRGEFLKINFKNSEGIKVGNKVTVQGVPFGYVSNIRLIQINEEGAVLPPGEVGVATRVEVTILLKEPVRMYENYDIAIRNESLLSGRVISIDPGTSESTEEGKVGQRSFQTVDYKSGPLKGRVLQDPLVSLSELIAENRGDIRRTFSNVADITTKINSGDGTLGRLINRDDLHTNVNTVLTDAQIVLRELREGLEDTREQAPVTSFIRAALSSF; translated from the coding sequence ATGAAATCGTTTCGTTACCTTCTCGTAGGAGCCATTTTCTCCGTCGCCGTAGTAGTGGTGGGATACTTTACGGTCATGACGGAAGGAGGTCCCGTGCAAAAGCGGGGAGAATTCCTAAAGATCAATTTCAAAAACTCGGAAGGAATCAAGGTGGGTAATAAGGTCACCGTCCAAGGGGTTCCTTTCGGTTACGTTTCCAATATTCGCCTCATCCAAATCAACGAAGAAGGAGCCGTTCTTCCTCCGGGAGAGGTCGGAGTCGCCACTCGCGTGGAAGTCACTATTCTTCTCAAAGAACCTGTGAGAATGTACGAAAACTACGATATCGCGATCCGTAACGAAAGTCTTCTTTCCGGTCGTGTGATTTCGATAGATCCCGGAACTTCGGAATCCACCGAAGAGGGAAAGGTAGGGCAAAGATCTTTCCAGACCGTAGATTATAAGTCGGGTCCCTTGAAAGGTAGAGTTCTCCAAGATCCTCTAGTCTCCCTCTCCGAGCTCATCGCGGAAAACCGAGGAGATATTCGTAGGACCTTCTCCAATGTTGCGGATATCACCACCAAGATCAATTCCGGTGACGGAACTCTAGGACGACTCATCAACCGGGACGATCTGCATACGAACGTGAATACTGTGCTGACGGACGCACAAATCGTTCTGAGAGAATTGCGAGAAGGTCTGGAAGATACGCGGGAACAGGCTCCAGTTACGAGCTTTATCCGCGCGGCTCTTAGCTCTTTCTAA
- a CDS encoding ABC transporter ATP-binding protein, protein MEEYAIELINLHKAFGARKILKGMDLQVRKGETMVVLGPSGTGKSVTLKHITGLLEPDAGECRIFGQKISHVPVPEREKIRSKMGVLFQSGALINWMTVFDNVALPLREHKLFTEEEIQKIVSEKLRLVDMTVAKDNFPNDISGGMKKRAGLARAIAANPEIILYDEPTSGLDPVMSNVINELILRIKKETGAAQVVVTHDMSSAYMIADRISFFYGGQVLFTGTPEEVQNSENEFIRQFIHGKTKGPMILETKS, encoded by the coding sequence ATGGAAGAATACGCGATCGAACTTATAAATCTTCATAAAGCCTTCGGAGCCCGTAAGATTCTGAAAGGTATGGATCTACAAGTGCGTAAGGGAGAGACCATGGTGGTCTTGGGCCCGTCCGGTACTGGTAAATCGGTAACTCTCAAACATATCACAGGACTCTTGGAACCGGACGCGGGAGAATGTAGGATCTTCGGTCAAAAAATTTCCCACGTTCCCGTTCCGGAGAGGGAAAAAATCCGTTCTAAAATGGGAGTTCTTTTTCAGTCGGGAGCGCTCATCAATTGGATGACCGTATTCGATAATGTGGCCCTGCCCCTACGAGAGCATAAACTATTTACCGAAGAAGAGATACAGAAGATCGTGTCCGAAAAATTGAGATTGGTGGATATGACCGTCGCCAAGGATAATTTTCCGAACGACATATCGGGCGGTATGAAGAAACGGGCCGGTCTTGCCCGAGCCATCGCCGCGAACCCGGAAATCATTCTCTACGACGAGCCTACCTCCGGACTCGATCCGGTTATGTCCAACGTGATCAACGAACTCATCCTGAGGATCAAAAAGGAAACGGGAGCGGCCCAGGTGGTAGTCACTCACGATATGTCTAGCGCTTATATGATCGCCGACCGCATTTCATTTTTTTACGGAGGTCAGGTATTATTCACCGGAACCCCGGAAGAAGTGCAGAATTCGGAGAATGAATTCATCCGTCAGTTCATTCATGGGAAGACGAAAGGCCCCATGATTCTGGAAACCAAATCGTGA
- a CDS encoding MlaE family ABC transporter permease — translation MIESIKEKVNENLYAAGYTILLIVETFLNLRFSIEKRKEILDQMYISGVGSLFVVSVVAVFTGMLLTLNTGLGLKDFGAEGQIGLLLTITLTREMSPFMTALILAASIGSAIAAEIGTMKVSEEIDALEVMSIDPVRFLVFPRVLGFSLMVPILCVYSSTLGILGGAIVGHFQLGIEYIVYFQDVYERITSIPGLKDLYTGLFKGFIFGLIISSISCSHGLRTSGGAIGVGRATRESVVTSFLMVIFFGYVITAIFYRQ, via the coding sequence ATGATCGAAAGCATAAAAGAAAAAGTGAACGAGAACTTATACGCAGCGGGTTACACGATTCTCTTGATTGTGGAAACCTTTCTGAACCTACGATTCTCCATAGAGAAACGGAAGGAAATTCTGGATCAAATGTACATCTCGGGAGTAGGAAGTCTATTCGTGGTTTCCGTGGTGGCAGTATTTACCGGAATGCTCCTCACTTTGAATACCGGCTTGGGCCTAAAGGACTTCGGGGCGGAAGGCCAGATAGGTCTTCTTCTTACCATCACCCTCACTAGAGAAATGTCTCCTTTTATGACGGCTCTCATTCTTGCAGCATCCATTGGTTCGGCGATCGCCGCGGAGATCGGGACCATGAAAGTCTCCGAAGAAATAGACGCTCTCGAAGTGATGTCCATAGATCCGGTACGCTTTTTGGTCTTTCCGAGAGTATTAGGTTTTTCTTTAATGGTTCCCATTCTTTGCGTCTATTCCAGCACGTTAGGAATCCTAGGCGGAGCCATAGTAGGACATTTCCAATTGGGGATCGAATACATTGTTTATTTCCAGGACGTATACGAAAGAATCACCTCCATTCCCGGTTTAAAGGACTTATACACCGGTTTATTCAAGGGTTTCATATTCGGGTTGATCATTTCCTCGATTTCCTGCTCTCATGGACTCAGAACCTCCGGAGGAGCCATCGGAGTGGGAAGAGCTACCAGGGAGTCCGTGGTCACTTCCTTTCTTATGGTCATATTCTTCGGTTATGTGATCACCGCGATTTTCTACAGGCAATAA
- a CDS encoding D-alanine--D-alanine ligase, giving the protein MVKIAVLFGGTSTEHEISLRTGSFISKTLAAMGHSVKPILISRDGRWVIPKEYSVRLPESTQNDSDSFLRQFEEINGVNAGPFSSLDCDVVFLGLHGTSGEDGSMQGFLKVLGIPFTGSDVKASALAMDKIRANRLFQLAGMSVAPFWELRKKEFLTESTPVESLGLTYPLFLKPVEGGSSFHTFRINTMEELERRLPEFFEHEDHAILQKFLDGTEVSCGVWEKREAGKKVWQALPPTEIIPGGEFFDVQSKYKPGLSQEITPARLPAEVIEKIQEQSVLAHKTLGCEGYSRTDFIVVSGIPFVLETNTLPGMTETSLIPQQAKAAGIAIQELYQSLIDQALERAGKIPVG; this is encoded by the coding sequence ATTGTGAAAATTGCGGTATTATTCGGAGGAACTTCCACGGAACACGAAATTTCCCTAAGAACGGGGAGTTTCATAAGTAAAACTTTGGCCGCAATGGGACATTCGGTCAAACCCATTCTGATTTCTAGGGACGGAAGATGGGTGATACCGAAAGAGTATTCGGTCCGTTTACCTGAATCTACACAGAATGACTCGGATTCCTTTCTCAGACAATTCGAAGAAATAAACGGTGTGAACGCGGGTCCGTTTTCCTCTTTAGATTGTGATGTCGTATTTTTAGGACTCCATGGAACCTCCGGAGAAGACGGTTCTATGCAAGGATTTTTGAAAGTACTCGGAATCCCTTTCACAGGTTCCGATGTGAAGGCTTCGGCTCTTGCCATGGACAAAATCCGTGCGAATCGACTCTTCCAACTAGCCGGAATGTCCGTGGCTCCTTTCTGGGAATTGAGAAAAAAGGAATTTCTTACCGAATCGACTCCGGTCGAAAGCCTGGGATTGACATATCCTTTGTTTCTAAAGCCTGTAGAAGGAGGTTCTAGCTTTCACACTTTTAGAATCAATACCATGGAAGAATTGGAACGTAGGCTTCCCGAATTCTTCGAACACGAAGACCACGCCATTTTACAGAAATTTCTAGATGGAACCGAAGTGTCCTGCGGGGTCTGGGAAAAAAGAGAAGCCGGAAAGAAGGTATGGCAAGCGCTTCCTCCGACCGAGATCATTCCGGGGGGAGAATTCTTCGATGTGCAATCCAAATACAAACCGGGACTCTCCCAAGAAATCACGCCGGCGCGCTTGCCCGCCGAAGTTATAGAGAAGATCCAGGAACAATCGGTTCTTGCTCATAAAACCTTGGGTTGTGAAGGATATTCTAGGACGGATTTTATCGTAGTATCCGGAATTCCTTTCGTATTGGAAACGAATACGCTTCCCGGGATGACCGAGACTAGCTTGATCCCACAACAAGCCAAGGCGGCGGGTATCGCAATTCAGGAATTGTACCAATCTCTGATAGATCAGGCTTTGGAAAGAGCGGGAAAAATTCCCGTCGGTTGA